From a single Arachis hypogaea cultivar Tifrunner chromosome 3, arahy.Tifrunner.gnm2.J5K5, whole genome shotgun sequence genomic region:
- the LOC112790788 gene encoding anthranilate N-methyltransferase, giving the protein MTYMETPLESSADNHLKPKEEEKKEEDSLSLAMEMLGLNVAPLAVNSAVELGVFDTIAKAGEGAMLSAKEIASQIGSNNSKAPHMLDHFLKLLASHSLLCCSVFQQDHSHRLYSLSPSSKYFVTDADDGSSLGPTFALLLDNVFYQSWTEVKRAIMKGGIPFNRVYGMHAFEYPGVDQRFN; this is encoded by the exons ATGACATACATGGAAACTCCATTAGAATCAAGTGCAGACAATCATCTTAAAcccaaagaagaagagaagaaagaagaagacagCTTGAGTCTTGCCATGGAAATGCTGGGTTTGAATGTGGCTCCACTGGCGGTAAATTCAGCTGTTGAGCTTGGTGTGTTTGACACCATAGCCAAAGCTGGTGAAGGTGCCATGCTCTCTGCAAAGGAAATTGCGTCTCAGATTGGGAGCAACAACTCAAAAGCACCTCACATGCTGGATCACTTTCTTAAGTTGTTGGCAAGTCACTCTCTCCTTTGTTGCTCTGTTTTCCAACAAGATCATAGTCACAGACTCTACAGCCTCTCCCCTAGCTCCAAGTATTTTGTCACCGATGCTGATGACGGCAGCTCGTTGGGACCAACCTTTGCTTTGCTTCTCGACAATGTCTTCTACCAAAGCTG GACGGAAGTGAAAAGAGCAATTATGAAAGGTGGAATTCCATTCAACAGGGTTTATGGCATGCATGCCTTTGAGTATCCAGGCGTAGATCAAAGGTTCAATTAG